A region of the Desulfobacter postgatei 2ac9 genome:
CCAGGTATTTTTATTTTGATCATTTCAACAAAAAACCGCCCCCTTTACGCGTCGCTTTCGATGTTATTGATAAATCAGGACGTTTAAACGCCAATCAGGCTGAAGGTGTTTTGACCAATACCCCTCAAATTGAAAAGGCGCTCAAGTATACGGGATTCCTAAATAATAAATCTGATATAGATGGTCTGTTAAGATCTACGCCCATTTTGATCTCATTTAAAGACCAGATCTTTACGAATTTATCTCTTTCGACTTTTTTAAAGGCCCATCAAATTAAGGAAGTGGAAATATTAAAAAATTTTTTCGGTCTTTATATAAAAGCAGATAAATACAAAATTCCAATAACACGGGATGGATATATCCACATAAGATTTACCGGTCCGGGTAGAGCCCATAAAGTTATCGGTGCTGCTGATATTTTAAATCAAAACTATTCCCCGGCCGACATCCAGGGCAAAATTCTTTTTATTGGCTCTTCTGCAATCGGTTTAAATGATATCCATCATACTGTTTTTGACCCAGGCTACCCGGGGTTGGAAATACATGCAGCTATATTAAGCAGTATTTATGAAAATTGTCAGGTCATTAAGCCCATCTGGTTCAACGCTTTTATTTCCGGGGTTTGTATTTTTACCGGCATTCTCATGATGCTTTTGCTTTTTTTTTCATCCTCCCCCATAGTTCTTTTAACAGGAACCGTTGTCTGGGGGAGTCTTTTGCTGATATCCAGTTTGCTTTGTTTTATTAAATTATCCGTGTTTGTTTCTCCTGTATCGCCTTTTATTTTAACGGTTTTTACATTTGTTTTTGCCTCTTTTGTGCGTTTTACAGCTGCCAGGAAAGCATCTTTTGGCTGGTTTAAAATGTTGGCCCAAGCCCAGCAAATTACAATAGAAGCTATTGTCAGCCTTGTTGAAACACGCGACCCGGAAACCGGACAGCATATCGTGCGAACCCAAAATTATGCAAGGGCATTGGCTGTTCATTTAAAAGAGTCCGGATTCTTCCTCGATATTTTGACGGATGATTATATCGAGACGCTTTATCGCGCTTCACCGCTCCATGATATCGGTAAAGTGGGTATCCCGGACAAAATATTGTTAAAGCCCGGTACGCTGACCAATGAAGAATTTGAAATTATGAAAACCCATTCTTCTCTTGGAAGAGATACACTCCAAAGAACCGCAAGGGGTGACCATGATAATTATTTTTTAATGATGGGGGCTCAGATTGCCGGCACACACCATGAGAGATGGGACGGCAAGGGGTACCCGGACGGTCTTTGTGGCGAAATGATTCCACTTTGTGGTAGAATCATGGCCATTTGTGATGTTTATGATGCGCTGATTAGTGAAAGATGTTATAAACCGGCGTTTTCCCATGAAAAAGCGATGAACATCATTCTTGAGGGGAGAAAATCCTTATTTGATCCCAAACTTGTAGATGGATTTTTCGCCATAGAAAATACGATAATATCAATCGCAGCCAAGCATAAAGATTTAGTTTTTGAGGTCAACGCTGGTGTTTAGTAGTGTTTAGGGTTTAGGGTGAAAATCTCCCGCGTTATGTCGATAGCCTTTAAAACTATAATTCAATTGTGAGCCAATCGGACCCGATCAAAGAGATCCTAAATCTTTAATCAATTTTTCTATGGCCAGTTCTTTTCCTTTTGCTTCCACCTCTACAGTGATATCCAGAGATAACCACTCTTTGGGAAAATCATTGATATCTATATAGTCGTGGTGTTTTCTGGGGTTAGTAGAGTTCCAACCGTCTTTGGGAGATGATAAATGGAACAATGGCTCACGGTCCCAGGTTTTCATGCTTTTTTGTGTCACCTCATCTATAGATAAAGTGTCCGGAAGGCATCGATGATGATGAACATCATATACCATCGGAATATTCAGTTTTGAGCAGACTGGCAATAGATCAATAGGAGAATAACTTCTGTCATCATTTTCAAGAGTTAGTCTTCTTCTAACTGAATCTTTGAGTGTATCAACTGTTTTCATAAGCTGTAAAAGCGCTGATCAGGCAGTCGTCGACATGTATTGTTTATCCAGCTTCCCTGGAATCATTTGCTGTCAGACTCAAAGAATGAAAAAGGTATTTCTAAATTATTTATACCCATACTAATCGTAATCGGGTTCGTAATCGGGTGACACCTTACTTAATTACCCATAATTAAGTAAGGTGTCAGTATGCCGTAACAACTGTAGTTCTAACAGGTTAAAGTCCTGAAGGAGGAATTGTCCGTACGCCTTCTTAGCACCGGGAAGCAGCGTCTGGGTAACCAGAGGTTGTAAGTTTCTTATGGGCAAAGATGCAGGCCGTAACGAAAGTGAACCTATATGTAGCCTCGTCAACTAATTGAAGATGCCGACCTTTTGGACATCAAGGGAAGGCCGTAGTGCCTGGGAGTAGAAAACGGAAATCCTTTCAGGTGATCTTCCGGGGTAGCAGGGATGGCATGTATCGGAAGAATTGCAGTGCAGTGCGGGAGACCCAATGCGGTTACGGTGAAGGGCCGTTAACTGATGGATATAAGGAGATCCGAAATTCCATGGGGCTGTATTGGGAGTCGGAGGGGTTCATAGTACCGATTGAGGCTGAGGGACAACATAACCCCGGCCAAGGAAAGGGACCCTACTTTGTTCACGTAACTAACGAGCGGAGGATCAGGAGATTGCAATATGCTACTAACTCCGGATAGGATCAGGACGCTTCAGAGGAAGCTCTATTGTAAGGCCAAGCAGGAACCGGATTTTCGTTTCTATTCTTTATATGACAAGGTCTACCGGGCTGACATCCTTGGTCATGCCTATCGCCTTGCCCGGGCAAACAAAGGTGCACCTGGAATAGATGGTGTCAGCTTTAAGTCCATAGAGAAGGATGGAGGAGAAATCAAATTTGTGCAAAAGTTGGAACAGGAACTAAAGGAGAAGCAATATCGCTGTCAACCAGTCCGGCGGGTGTGGATTCCGAAACCTGACGGTAGCCAACGGCCACTGGGTATTCCGACAATTCGTGATCGGGTTGTTCAGATGGCTGTAAAGCTTGTGATTGAACCGATATTTGAAGCTGATTTCTGCGATA
Encoded here:
- a CDS encoding CHASE2 domain-containing protein, producing MFRNSTSKWWQFTVVLFITLFWCIGSYTQSALFKKADNFFYDFLLQITATGNVSSQVTIIDIDETSLSSVGQWPWPRYLLANLVKELSVNQPAAMGLDILFPEPDRSSLKNIQRQFRKDFVLNLGFTGIPPEMQDNDLFLAHIFRQSDIVGARYFYFDHFNKKPPPLRVAFDVIDKSGRLNANQAEGVLTNTPQIEKALKYTGFLNNKSDIDGLLRSTPILISFKDQIFTNLSLSTFLKAHQIKEVEILKNFFGLYIKADKYKIPITRDGYIHIRFTGPGRAHKVIGAADILNQNYSPADIQGKILFIGSSAIGLNDIHHTVFDPGYPGLEIHAAILSSIYENCQVIKPIWFNAFISGVCIFTGILMMLLLFFSSSPIVLLTGTVVWGSLLLISSLLCFIKLSVFVSPVSPFILTVFTFVFASFVRFTAARKASFGWFKMLAQAQQITIEAIVSLVETRDPETGQHIVRTQNYARALAVHLKESGFFLDILTDDYIETLYRASPLHDIGKVGIPDKILLKPGTLTNEEFEIMKTHSSLGRDTLQRTARGDHDNYFLMMGAQIAGTHHERWDGKGYPDGLCGEMIPLCGRIMAICDVYDALISERCYKPAFSHEKAMNIILEGRKSLFDPKLVDGFFAIENTIISIAAKHKDLVFEVNAGV